One window of Trichoderma breve strain T069 chromosome 3, whole genome shotgun sequence genomic DNA carries:
- a CDS encoding fungal specific transcription factor domain-containing protein — protein sequence MTPTPPSTNSSTGGRSPEEQFRVVRKRNRVPLSCYPCRTRKKCDRNHPCSNCTKREGMDTSSCSYAAPATRKKSQNQADATPDDMQNRIDRLEGLVLSLMHGGANVDPASAAAAAGRDEGVTMLEDDSDTEEGLAASLGVLKVDPDKGKSMYIGQEHWHTILSDISEVKNYFMFHKKELETSYERVRLSKPMAAREGPTLLLGALPASEIELRAELPPKSSILTLCSRYFNSMDNAVCIIHGPTFFKQLKSHWEDPSKTPIMWLGLLYSVLTLAMLSYHKVGDEPPEWRGRTLELASEYRLRTVQCLIKADYTKPVEYTVEAMLLYVFGEYSSRWDADLGLWLIVSVITRIAFRMGYHRDAKWFPNLTPFQAEMRRRAWALVRMSDVVFSHQVSLPNMIYENDCDTQLPNNLFDDEFHPDTKELPPSRPSSEPTPISYMIAKVRLCSELGNILQATNMVGKTVPYDEIIRFDAKLRQIMQELPPHLRLGALEASQDPVTLIIARYNIDILFQKILCLLHRKYHAKAQHNPRYAFSRRSAIEASLQAMEHLSKLHRESQGNGRLRSVSWYIKSIATKEFTLPAMLLVLDLHYDNIARQSPNPTDDGFVYTDEQRSKMITALETAKGIWAALAHTSMEAFKATKVIEIMLDKIKVSGGEAMDSNSDQVPSRTDSLSASIVGSGSGSSLDQTPLSLGFVSPIGIPGFGGQDPFSQSSAFMGMDFGLRATNGTNGNEFPQFDALNGNGAGASPLSMFTNLGGTGAGDMANFDWSAFENYTQMTTWGADQSFQIYGSGEQSSPEQGLGDGASMMNEQQ from the exons CGCCTTCGACCAACTCTTCTACAGGGGGTCGCTCCCCTGAGGAGCAGTTTCGCGTTGTGAGGAAGAGAAATCGTGTGCCTTTGAGCTGCTATCCATGCAGGACAAGAAA GAAATGCGACAGGAACCACCCGTGCAGCAACTGCACCAAGCGAGAGGGCATGGACACGTCGTCATGCTCCTATGCAGCTCCGGCAACCCGAAAAAAGAGCCAGAACCAGGCTGACGCCACGCCGGATGACATGCAGAATAGGATCGACCGGTTAGAAGGCCTTGTCCTGTCTTTGATGCATGGCGGGGCTAATGTAGACCCTGCTTCAGCCGCTGCGGCTG CTGGCCGCGACGAGGGGGTGACAATGCTCGAAGACGATAGCGACACGGAAGAGGGACTCGCGGCTTCGCTGGGAGTTTTGAAAGTCGACCCCGACAAGGGCAAGTCCATGTATATCGGCCAAGAGCACTGGCATACGATTCTGTCCGACATTTCCGAAGTGAAAAACTATTTCATGTTTcacaagaaggagctggagacgAGCTACGAGCGTGTCAGGCTATCAAAACCAATGGCGGCTCGGGAAGGGCCGACGTTGTTGCTCGGTGCCTTGCCCGCCTCCGAGATTGAGCTTCGCGCGGAGCTACCTCCAAAGTCGAGCATCCTGACCCTGTGTAGCCGTTACTTCAACTCAATGGACAATGCTGTGTGTATAATACACGGCCCGACCTTTTTTaagcagctgaagagccATTGGGAGGACCCGTCAAAAACGCCAATTATGTGGCTAGGATTGCTATATTCCGTGCTTACTCTTGCCATGCTGAGCTATCAcaaagttggtgatgagcCTCCTGAGTGGAGAGGCCGGACTTTGGAGCTGGCGTCAGAATATCGGCTACGGACAGTTCAATGTCTGATCAAGGCAGACTACACGAAGCCGGTCGAGTACACTGTCGAGGCTATGCTTTTATACGTCTTTGGAGAGTACTCATCTCGGTGGGATGCCGACCTCGGATTGTGGTTGATCGTTTCTGTCATCACGAGGATAGCCTTCCGCATGGGATACCATCGAGATGCCAAATGGTTTCCCAATCTTACACCATTTCAAGCT gaaatgagaagaagagcgtgGGCGTTGGTCCGCATGTCTGATGTCGTTTTTTCACATCAGGTGTCATTGCCTAACATGATATACGAGAACGACTGCGACACTCAGCTTCCAAACAACCTTTTCGACGATGAATTCCACCCCGATACCAAGGAACTGCCACCTTCACGCCCCTCTTCAGAACCGACGCCGATATCATACATGATTGCGAAAGTGAGGCTCTGCTCCGAGTTGGGAAACATTCTGCAGGCAACAAACATGGTTGGCAAAACTGTTCCATACGACGAGATTATCCGATTCGACGCAAAGCTTCGCCAAATCATGCAGGAGCTTCCTCCTCACCTTCGACTTGGTGCACTAGAGGCGTCTCAGGATCCGGTGACATTAATCATTGCAAGGTACAACATTGATATCTTGTTTCAGAAGATACTCTGTCTGCTGCACAGGAAATATCACGCCAAGGCCCAGCATAACCCAAGATATGCCTTTTCTCGACGCAGTGCTATCGAAGCGTCACTGCAGGCGATGGAACACTTAAGCAAGCTGCATCGCGAATCTCAGGGGAACGGCCGGCTGCGATCTGTTTCGTGGTACATCAAATCAATTGCGACAAAAGAGTTTACTTTGCCAGCTATGCTACTTGTTCTAGACCTTCATTATGATAACATTGCACGGCAATCGCCCAATCCCACCGATGACGGCTTCGTCTACACTGACGAACAACGAAGCAAAATGATCACCGCACTCGAAACTGCCAAGGGCATATGGGCCGCTCTTGCTCATACTTCAATGGAAGCCTTCAAGGCTACCAAAGTCATTGAAATCATGCTGGACAAGATTAAGGTGTCTGGTGGAGAGGCCATGGATTCCAACAGCGACCAAGTCCCATCTCGAACCGACTCCCTGTCTGCCTCAATTGtaggctcaggctcaggctcctCACTGGATCAAACACCTTTGTCACTGGGCTTCGTGTCCCCCATCGGGATCCCCGGCTTTGGTGGCCAAGACCCATTCTCGCAGAGTAGTGCCTTTATGGGTATGGACTTTGGCCTACGGGCAACAAATGGGACAAATGGGAACGAGTTCCCGCAGTTTGACGCTCTCAATGGTAACGGCGCCGGTGCCTCTCCGCTCTCCATGTTTACAAACCTGGGCGGCACCGGGGCAGGCGACATGGCCAATTTTGACTGG AGTGCATTTGAAAACTACACACAGATGACAACTTGGGGAGCAGACCAGAGTTTCCAGATTTACGGTTCTGGGGAGCAATCGTCTCCGGAACAGGGGCTGGGCGATGGTGCGAGTATGATGAACGAGCAGCAGTAA
- a CDS encoding f-box domain-containing protein has translation MDNVRQGHVVDASLAYLQRLEDEMRVLNGTQLVSSDSSTLGSPSARKRRRLESSSEGEGKTSKKTRITSASQNSVVFGPAEPPRHDRSRQLPAELWHHIFSFLSPVTLGRCLRVNRLFHKYLDPVSPFISTSVMHVPTTRILPTLPPDAIWRASRCLHWPAMPAPLKGKFELDMWRFACTRFCQFCGQLDKAYNTTEDSSKPRRPGNTTVSPIFPFFINTCGNCLIGKSIKELDFYLSTSRPSLISSGLPMVFLTPDMNVISPQELRSIPGAITPLQLTKVYWPAQVERLQEEFEEVKRFGVAATEEWKKGLEIRGIEQLHDASRWDRWLLSGGVRQMRRHSTQPTPTAANKPERIGKKGSEIAKTLQKQRQDVETTVRIHISNLADEVIDSWVKGRIVKKGNCADFAAEVLAYVRKQFYKDGARAVSLTRGLTLDDMKWVFDHKIGPHTNHLQKDFFRCKECPSPSKKRYGLQAILQHYAMKHRSKKLKSMTMLWKTEWPEEPPFTCSASVSSNLTMPGVPEASRHLEETYYVGERREHAPHAIETPAPVMASQREQSHASGYQQPMSTAFYQSYDIVDVRNLPNGYYIQYPAIFHDYRIPSNASYSNYTIRESHNNTGALSQVYNVYESRDPLANRRLGGWE, from the exons ATGGACAACGTTCGCCAGGGGCACGTGGTTGATGCCAGTCTGGCATACCTACAGAGGctcgaggatgagatgcgAGTTCTGAACGGGACACAACTCGTTTCATCCGACAGCAGCACCCTGGGATCCCCGAGCGCTAGGAAACGAAGGCGACTAGAGAGTTCAagcgagggcgagggcaaAACTTCCAAGAAGACCAGGATCACCTCTGCTAGCCAGAACAGTGTTGTTTTTGGCCCCGCAGAGCCTCCCCGTCATGACAGGTCGCGGCAGCTCCCAGCGGAGTTGTGGCATcacatcttttcctttctctcgCCGGTTACTCTGGGGCGCTGTCTGCGTGTCAACCGGCTGTTCCACAAATACCTCGATCCTGTCTCGCCCTTCATCTCTACTTCTGTGATGCACGTGCCTACCACTCGTATATTGCCTACACTGCCCCCAGACGCCATCTGGCGAGCGTCCAGATGTCTTCACTGGCCAGCCATGCCCGCGCCGCTCAAAGGAAAGTTTGAATTGGATATGTGGCGGTTTGCCTGTACCCGATTTTGCCAATTCTGCGGCCAGCTGGATAAAGCCTACAATACCACTGAGGATTCTTCAAAGCCCCGCAGACCTGGCAATACCACTGTATCGCCtatctttcctttcttcatcaataCGTGCGGGAACTGTTTGATTGGAAAGAGCATCAAG GAACTTGACTTCTATCTATCAACATCAAGACCATCGCTCATCTCATCGGGGCTTCCTATGGTTTTTCTGACGCCTGATATGAATGTAATCTCCCCTCAAGAATTGCGAAGCATCCCAGGGGCCATTACCCCTCTTCAGTTGACAAAAGTGTATTGGCCTGCCCAAGTGGAGAGGCTTCAGGAAGAGTTTGAAGAAGTCAAGCGATTTGGCGTTGCAGCTACTGAAGAGTGGAAAAAAGGCTTAGAAATTCGAGGCATTGAACAACTTCATGACGCTTCCCGATGGGATAGGTGGCTCCTGTCAGGAGGTGTCCGCCAAATGCGCAGACATTCGACTCAGCCGACGCCTACTGCTGCTAACAAGCCGGAACGGATAGGGAAAAAAGGTTCGGAAATTGCTAAAACTCTGCAGAAGCAGCGACAGGATGTTGAGACTACTGTACGAATTCACATCTCCAACCTCGCAGATGAGGTCATAGACAGCTGGGTTAAGGGACGCATCGTCAAGAAGGGAAATTGCGCAGACTTCGCCGCGGAGGTGTTGGCATACGTCCGCAAACAGTTCTATAAGGACGGAGCGAGGGCCGTTTCCTTGACGCGAGGACTAACTCTCGACGATATGAAATGGGTGTTCGATCATAAAATTGGGCCACATACGAACCATCTCCAGAAGGACTTTTTTCGCTGCAAAGAATGCCCGAGCCCGAGTAAAAAGCGTTACGGCCTTCAAGCTATCCTACAACATTATGCTATGAAGCACCGCtcaaagaagttgaagagcaTGACTATGCTTTGGAAAACGGAGTGGCCTGAGGAGCCTCCATTCACGTGCTCAGCATCTGTCAGCTCAAATCTAACAATGCCTGGTGTGCCTGAGGCAAGCAGACACTTGGAGGAAACATACTACGTGGGAGAACGCCGCGAGCACGCCCCCCATGCGATAGAAACACCAGCCCCTGTCATGGCTTcgcaaagagaacaaagccACGCCAGTGGTTACCAACAACCGATGTCCACGGCCTTCTACCAGTCCTACGACATTGTTGACGTGCGGAATTTACCGAATGGCTACTACATTCAATATCCCGCCATCTTCCACGACTACAGAATTCCCTCTAATGCTAGTTACTCCAACTATACCATCAGGGAATCGCACAACAATACTGGAGCCTTATCACAGGTTTATAATGTTTATGAGTCACGAGATCCATTGGCCAATAGAAGATTGGGAGGTTGGGAATAA
- a CDS encoding dynamin central region domain-containing protein, whose translation MAALGEDLLNTVNKLQDLVFNTIGSDSLDLPQIVVVGSQSAGKSSVLENIVGRDFLPRGSGIVTRRPLILQLINIPEDETAPDPFNDPYRSPGAARRSEWAEFHHIPNRRFNDFIDVKREIENETSRVAGTNKGINRQPINLKIYSPHVLNLTLVDLPGLTKVPIGDQPSDIEKQTRNLISEYIAKPNSIVLAVSPANVDLVNSEALKLARHVDPLGRRTIGVLTKIDLMDHGTNALDILSGRVYPLKLGFIGVVNRSQQDIQGNKPMEDALKAEMDFFKHHPAYRNISSRCGTQFLAKTLNTTLMAHIRERLPDIKARLNTLMGQTQQELAGYGDMHFSGKEHRGSLILQLMTRFATSFISSIDGTSTEISTKELCGGARIYYIFNSVFGSSLDTIDPTSNLSALDIRTAIRNSTGPRPSLFVPEMAFDLLVKPQIKLLEIPSQRCVELVYEELIKICHTCGSIELSRFPRLQAKLIEVVSDLLRERLGPASNYVESLISIQRAYINTNHPNFLGAAAAMSNVVSAKQERERKRIILEERERREKRRLKELGPNGTEPQEDGDESPVAEGTPRAAEPNLRKLATAKPSRSMSPAVHQDALVGLGASMNGIRPSSPGMNGQGIGGARDTFLNYFFGKDGMAPVSAPITPTTNGRHTSHPSEPTFSQSLRREEKLAIRTSTAPPSVTDEYDPSSRSYGLASHLGESNEPAMTEREAMEAELIRALISSYFNIVRESIADQVPKAIMHLLVNHCKDVVQNRLVSELYKENLFEELLYEDDGVKKEREKCEKLLQTYREAAKIIGEVL comes from the exons ATGGCGGCCCTCGGCGAAGATCTGCTCAACACGGTCAACAAGCTGCAGGACCTGGTGTTCAACACCATTGGCAGCGATTCCCTCGATCTCCCCCAAATT GTCGTCGTGGGATCCCAGTCCGCCGGAAAATCTTCCGTTCTCGAAAACATCGTCGGCCGAGACTTTCTGCCCCGAGGCAGCGGCATCGTAACCCGCCGGCCGCTGATCCTgcagctcatcaacatcccGGAGGATGAGACGGCGCCAGATCCGTTCAACGACCCATACCGCTCGCCCGGTGCTGCGCGGCGCTCAGAATGGGCCGAGTTCCACCACATCCCCAATAGACGGTTCAACGACTTTATAGATGTCAAGCGGGAGATCGAGAATGAGACATCCAGAGTTGCTGGTACCAACAAAGGCATCAATAGACAGCCCATAAACCTCAAGATTTACTCACCGCATGTCCTCAACCTGACCCTGGTCGATCTGCCCGGTTTAACCAAG GTACCCATTGGCGATCAGCCTTCTGATATCGAGAAGCAAACGAGAAATTTGATCTCTGAGTACATTGCCAAGCCCAACAGTATTGTTCTGGCGGTGTCACCGGCCAATGTCGACCTTGTCAACTCAGAGGCTCTTAAGCTTGCCCGGCATGTGGATCCTCTTGGCAGGAGGACCATCGGTGTTCTCACCAAGATCGACTTGATGGACCACGGCACCAATGCCCTCGATATCCTGTCCGGCCGTGTGTACCCTTTGAAGCTTGGCTTCATTGGTGTCGTGAACCGCTCGCAGCAGGATATTCAGGGCAACAAACCCATGGAGGATGCCCTCAAAGCCGAAATGGACTTCTTCAAGCACCACCCGGCTTACCGTAACATCTCGAGCCGATGCGGTACACAGTTCTTGGCCAAGACGCTTAACACGACTCTCATGGCTCACATTCGAGAGCGGTTGCCCGACATCAAGGCGCGCCTCAACACTTTGATGGGTCAGACTCAGCAGGAACTCGCCGGCTATGGTGACATGCACTTTAGCGGAAAGGAGCACCGCGGCTCATTGATTCTGCAGCTCATGACACGATTTGCAacctccttcatctcctccatcgaCGGTACATCCACTGAAATCTCGACCAAGGAGCTTTGTGGTGGTGCCCGCATCTACTACATCTTCAACTCTGTTTTTGGAAGCTCACTAGATACCATCGACCCTACTTCAAACTTGTCAGCGTTGGATATTAGAACGGCAATCCGCAACTCCACTGGTCCTCGGCCCAGCTTGTTCGTGCCTGAGATGGCTTTTGATTTGCTTGTGAAGCCCCAAATCAAGCTCTTGGAGATTCCCAGCCAGCGCTGCGTCGAACTTGTCTACGAAGAACTCATCAAGATTTGCCATACATGCGGCTCAATAGAACTTTCCAGATTCCCAAGACTCCAAGCAAAGCTCATCGAGGTCGTATCGGATCTTCTGCGAGAGCGGTTAGGCCCCGCCTCAAACTATGTCGAGTCACTCATTTCCATTCAGCGCGCATACATCAACACGAACCACCCCAACTTCCTAGGCGCCGCCGCAGCAATGAGCAACGTTGTCAGCGCCAAACAGGAGCGGGAACGTAAGAGGATCATCCTGGAAGAGCGTGAGCGCCGGGAGAAGCGGCGGCTAAAGGAGCTCGGGCCCAACGGCACGGAGCcgcaagaagatggcgatgagagcCCAGTTGCGGAGGGAACCCCGCGGGCAGCAGAGCCCAACCTTCGCAAACTCGCCACAGCAAAGCCTTCACGAAGCATGTCACCTGCCGTCCACCAGGACGCCCTGGTTGGCCTCGGCGCATCCATGAATGGGATCCGGCCATCGTCTCCGGGCATGAATGGACAAGGAATTGGCGGTGCTCGCGATACATTCTTGAACTACTTTTTCGGCAAGGATGGCATGGCACCCGTCAGCGCCCCTATTACTCCCACCACCAACGGCAGACATACCAGTCACCCTTCAGAGCCCACCTTCTCTCAGAGTCTCCGTCGTGAAGAGAAGTTGGCGATCCGAACCTCTACCGCCCCCCCCTCCGTGACAGATGAGTATGACCCATCATCTCGAAGTTACGGCCTGGCATCACATCTG GGCGAATCTAACGAACCCGCCATGACCGAGCGCGAAGCCATGGAAGCAGAGCTCATCCGcgccctcatctcctcctACTTCAACATCGTCCGCGAATCCATCGCCGACCAGGttcccaaggccatcatgcatctcctcgtcAACCACTGCAAGGACGTCGTCCAGAATCGCCTTGTCAGCGAGCTCTACAAGGAGAACCTCTTCGAAGAGCTCCTCTACGAGGACGATGGTGTTAAGAAGGAGCGTGAGAAGTGTGAGAAGCTCCTCCAGACATACCGCGAGGCGGCAAAGATTATCGGCGAGGTTTTGTAA
- a CDS encoding LIM domain-containing protein, with product MRQAGEVRSRRATPPSPSYMTKDEFANYLANLRSKPVVRPGGARPPPPSNRPQVNRNSLSNISYDASTTSQDTAHQLGHQRSQSHTPSLIAGSMASTRLSTISSRSRDYYPTSPTPPPIKPDTVVPTASYMERGRRWMEREEASSLRDAMEEMDFRESRKASPDNDPAVEDDETRIYNAALNEAAELVWEHQHGVKPRPPEEENGSRQNGSPEAKAQARGRRSSMKRNISGEVERPFSGDQIWEEPEALSGDGPTTTTPPSGDSPVSLNPKPSNTIGRVPFPRNQGETSPTKRLDRIEIHRNPPTRSRNAQYQVNTPVVNGQKPSDGQHLNGVEIRSQDIREATSMRLKDRSSRLPEPTAVSDSPGRPIVSFDTNWKAPEESSSTDASSDRPDPTTPASNRLRSQSQSQSQAQPQPQTPSRPMEIPSIVVAEDPSPRLRAQTSGSVPSISIEEPDEAPKRPIPAINVPSISVDEAPGRRSIPSISTPRDSPARGSVRGARPLPTPGARGPQGTRDLPQPRGHWSPASGPIRPAGTVCNQCQRPIEGKFVALAGSPERFHPHCFRCYTCNTRLEAMEISPEPEASRAERVERIRRRAAGEILDEKPGMTMAEDGDERLRFYCHLDWHELFAPRCKHCTTPILGEHIVALGAHWHYGHFFCAECGDPFEHGMTHIEKDGYAWCINCQTKRTERRAPKCKMCKTAVIGQYIKALGGEWHEHCFRCHECKGGFDDGQIFPKETATGAIILCTNCRSRELKF from the exons ATGAGGCAAGCTGGTGAGGTCAGGTCACGGAGGGCGacgccgccgtcgccatcataCATGACAAAGGACGAATTCG CAAACTATCTCGCAAACCTTCGAAGCAAGCCCGTGGTGAGACCCGGTGGTGCCAGGCCACCGCCTCCCAGCAACCGTCCGCAGGTAAACCGAAACAGTCTCAGTAACATTAGCTACGATGCATCGACGACGTCACAAGATACGGCTCATCAGCTGGGCCATCAGCGATCTCAGTCGCACACGCCCAGCCTCATTGCCGGGAGCATGGCGTCAACTCGCCTGTCCACCATCAGCTCCCGAAGCCGCGACTACTATCCGACCAGCCCAACGCCACCTCCAATCAAGCCCGATACAGTTGTGCCCACGGCTAGTTATATGGAGAGGGGCCGCCGATGGATGGAAAGAGAGGAGGCATCGTCTCTGCGAGATGCcatggaagaaatggatTTTCGAGAGAGCAGAAAGGCTTCTCCTGATAACGATCCTGCtgtcgaggacgacgagaCCCGTATCTACAACGCTGCCCTCAACGAAGCCGCTGAGCTTGTATGGGAACATCAGCATGGAGTCAAACCCCGGCCACCCGAGG aagaaaacggcTCTCGACAAAACGGATCCCCCGAAGCAAAAGCACAAGCAC GCGGCCGGCGCAGCAGCATGAAGAGGAATATCAGTGGAGAAGTCGAACGACCGTTCTCTGGCGATCAGATATGGGAAGAGCCCGAAGCCCTGTCAGGCGATGGACCCACGACAACGACCCCTCCCAGCGGTGATTCGCCCGTTTCGCTGAATCCTAAGCCGTCCAATACGATCGGACGGGTTCCCTTCCCGCGCAATCAAGGAGAGACAAGCCCGACCAAGCGATTGGATCGCATAGAAATCCACAGGAACCCCCCAACTCGATCTCGTAACGCCCAATATCAAGTCAACACTCCCGTTGTCAACGGTCAGAAGCCCTCCGATGGACAGCATCTGAATGGAGTCGAGATTCGCAGTCAGGATATCCGCGAAGCTACTAGCATGAGGCTGAAGGACCGCAGTTCTAGACTCCCGGAACCTACCGCAGTCAGCGACAGCCCTGGAAGGCCCATTGTAAGCTTCGATACGAACTGGAAAGCCCCGGAGGAGTCCTCGTCCACTGATGCCAGTTCAGACCGACCAGACCCGACAACGCCAGCATCAAACCGCTTGCGGTCCCAGTCCCAGTCTCAGTCCCAAGCTCAACCCCAGCCCCAAACGCCATCACGGCCTATGGAGATCCCTAGCATTGTTGTGGCGGAAGACCCTTCGCCGAGACTACGGGCGCAGACGAGCGGGAGTGTGCCATCCATCTCGATAGAGGAACCGGATGAGGCCCCAAAGCGGCCGATACCCGCAATCAACGTCCCGTCTATTTCAGTTGATGAAGCGCCGGGTCGCCGTAGCATTCCCAGCATTTCAACGCCGAGGGACTCGCCTGCGAGAGGCTCAGTGCGAGGCGCACGCCCTCTCCCAACACCCGGGGCTCGTGGGCCTCAGGGCACGCGCGACCTACCGCAGCCGCGAGGCCACTGGTCACCAGCATCAGGTCCCATTAGGCCAGCGGGAACCGTCTGCAACCAATGCCAGCGCCCCATCGAGGGCAAGTTTGTGGCTCTGGCTGGGTCTCCTGAACGCTTCCACCCTCACTGTTTCCGCTGCTACACCTGTAACACCAgacttgaagccatggaGATCAGTCCAGAGCCTGAGGCATCGCGGGCTGAGCGTGTGGAGAGGATTCGGCGTCGCGCGGCGGGTGAGATATTGGACGAGAAGCCTGGCATGACCATGGCGGAAGACGGAGACGAACGACTCCGCTTCTATTGCCATCTCGACTGGCATGAACTCTTCGCTCCACGCTGCAAGCACTGCACGACTCCCATCCTTGGGGAGCATATTGTGGCGCTTGGAGCGCATTGGCATTACGGGCATTTCTTCTGCGCCGAGTGCGGCGACCCGTTTGAGCATGGCATGACACACATTGAGAAGGACGGCTACGCATGGTGTATCAATTGCCAGACAAAGCGGACGGAACGCCGTGCGCCCAAGTGCAAGATGTGCAAGACAGCGGTCATCGGCCAGTATATCAAGGCACTGGGAGGCGAGTGGCACGAGCATTGCTTCCGCTGCCATGAGTGTAAGGGAGGGTTCGACGATGGGCAGATATTCCCCAAGGAGACTGCAACGGGCGCCATTATACTCTGCACCAACTGCCGGTCCAGGGAACTCAAATTCTAA
- a CDS encoding ubiquitin-2 like rad60 SUMO-like domain-containing protein, producing the protein MSENDQNQSPGDGQAPPPNTEHLNIKVTDNNNEVFFKIKRSTKLEKLMTAFCERQGKSLNSVRFLFDGTRVQPTDTPDALEMADGDTLEVHQEQVGGRLRG; encoded by the exons ATGTCCGAGAACGACCAGAACCAGTCCCCCGGCGATGGCCAGGCCCCTCCCCCCAACACCGAGCacctcaacatcaaggtcaccgacaacaacaacgaggtcttcttcaagatcaagcgCAGCAccaagctcgagaagctcatgacGGCCTTTTGCGAGCGCCAGGGCAAGTCCCTCAACTCGGTGCGGTTCCTGTTTGACGGCACGCGAGTGCAGCCGACGGATACCCCGGACGCG CTCGAGATGGCAGACGGCGACACTCTCGAAGTGCATCAAGAACAAGTTGGAGGACGCCTGCGAGGATGA